The segment CTATGGCGACAGCCAGGTCTTCAAGGAAACGCCGGAATTCGAGGGCCCGCTGAATGTCTATGGCTACTCCAAGTTGCTGTTCGATCAGCACGTGCGTTCACGCTGGGACAGCCTGACTACTCAGGTGGTGGGTTTCCGCTACTTCAACGTCTACGGCCCGCGTGAACAGCACAAGGGCAAGATGGCCAGTGTGGCCTATCACCATCACACCCAGGTGACGGCAGGTGAGAACCCCAAGCTGTTCGGTGCCTATGACGGCTATGAAGCTGGCATGCAGAGCCGTGATTTCGTCTATGTCGGTGATGTGGTCGATGTGAACCTGTGGTTCCTCGATCACCCGGAAGCTTCTGGTATCTTCAATCTGGGTACGGGGCGCGCTGAACCGTTCAAGGCGATCGCAGAGACGGTGATCAACTTCTACGAGAAGGGCGAGATCGAGTTCATCGACTTCCCGGAGAACCTCAAGGGTCGCTATCAGAGCTACACGCGTGCTGATATCGGCAAGCTGCGCAAGGCTGGCTGCAACGTTGAGTTCAAGACGGTTGCACAGGGCACACACGCTTATCTCGAATGGCTGAATCGTTGAGGTGACCGTTGCACGCGCGTCGTCGGATTTTCCGGCGATGCTGCCTGTCAGGCAGTGATGTAGAAAAAGGAGCAGGGCATGAACAAGCTACGCGAGGGTGCCGGCGAACGCATTCTGGTCGTCGGCCCCAGCTGGGTTGGCGACATGGTGATGGCACAGAGCCTGTTCATGACGCTGAAACATCAGTCGCCTGAATGCCGTATCAGTGTGCTGGCACCGGCGTGGTCGCAGCCAATCATTGAGCGTATGCCAGAGGTCGCTGAGATCTTGGCGCTACCGGCAGGGCATGGTGATTTCGCGCTCACGGCCCGTTGGCAGCTGGGCCGTTCGCTGCGCGGACGTTTTGATCGTGCCATCGTGCTGCCACGCTCGTGGAAGTCGGCGCTGGTACCGTTCTTCGCACGTATTCCTGTGCGGGTCGGCTTTACCGGTGAGCAGCGTTACGGCCTGCTCACCGAGTGTCGCAAGCTCGACAAGACGGTGCTCGACCAGACCGTCAAGCGCTTCACTTCATTGGGTTTGCCGGTTGCCGAGGCCAACCCGCCGGCCAATATCCTCGAGCCACACCTGAAGACGGATAGTGTCAACCAGGCGCGCTTGCGCGAGGAACTGGGGCTAGTGGCACCACCCAAGGCCATTATCGGCATGATGCCGGGGGCAGAGTATGGCCCGGCCAAGCAGTGGCCATTGGCACATTTTCGCGCACTGGCCGAGTCATTGACCCAAGCAGGTGCCGAGGTGCGTATCTTCGGTGGACCCAAGGATGTCGTGGCGGGTGAGGAGATTGCCCAAGGACTTTCCGGCGTCTATAACCTGTGCGGCAAGACGCGGCTGGCGGATGCGGTGGATTTGATCGCTGAGTGTCAGGAAGTGGTCAGCAATGACTCAGGATTGATGCATGTCGCCGCTGCTGTTGGGGCGCGTATTCAGGGCATCTATGGCTCGTCATCGCCGCATTACACGCCGCCACTCACGGCTGATCGTGAGATTCATTGGCTAGCATTGGAATGTTCGCCGTGCTTCAAGCGAGTGTGTCCGCTTGGGCATACCAACTGTCTCAATCACATAGCGCCGGAACGGATACTGGCAGCGATTACGCTCGCCGATGACCGCCATGAAACGCGGCAATCGTGAAGACGTTACACAATCCTGACGAGGACTGCCGGTGAGTTCGCAGCACAATCGTACGACAGATGAGCTCATCCATCCGCGCATGCGTGGTGCCATGAAACGTGCCCAGCGTATTGAAGCGGTACGCGCCTGGTGTGAGCGGCGCTTGATTCTGCCGTTCAGTCGCTGGTGGTTGTCGCGTTGGCAGGCATCACGCGCTCGTCATGCAGGACTGGAGCAACGTGGGCTGCCACGACATGCGGTGGAGTCCGTGCTGGGGCAGGAAGCACTGACAGTCTGGGTGAATCCACGTGAGTTGGTGCGTGACGTCAATTTCGGGCGTGACAAGCGCGCGCGACCGTCATCGACGGCCTTTATCTGGGATGGTGAATGGGACCTGCGCCGTGGAGCCTTCCGCCACGGCTCACGTTCACAGCTGATGCGTGATTTGATCGTGCATGGTGATGACCTCACGGTGATTGACCGTTACCAGCGTCTGAAAGCGCTACTGGAAGCGGGCAAGCCGTGGTCATCCCCCCGCGATGGGTTATTGCTTGATAGTGAGGCGCGTATCCTGGGGTATCTGCAGTGCTATCGTGGCTACCTGCAGGACATGTCGCGCAATGGTTTCCGTCAGGGTATCACCAAGGACGAGATGGGCGTGGCAGTCTCGCGTGAGGGGCGATTGCTCAAGATCAATCGTGGCCTGCATCGACTGGCGATGGCTCAGCAGGTGGGCGTCCCCAGCGTACCAGTCGTGGTGAAGGCGGTGCATCGCGAGTTCTGGGACAAGGTGACGGCAGGTGCGCAAGGTGATGAGGCCTTACGTCTTCTCAGTGAAGCGCTGCAGGGATGCCGGCCAGAAAGTGAGGCCGGTCCGCTGGACCCGAAGACACATCCTGATCTCGGCCTTGATGAAGGATGGCCAGACCTGCGGGAGCTCGAGGATTGAGCCCTTTCAAGAAATTCATGTCTTCATGCAGTAATTTTTAAGAAAATCATGGTGTTAAAAAATGAAAAAGCCTTGTTTCATGTGAAACATCTCACATGAAACAAGGCTTTTTTGTGTCTTGGCATACTCTCAAGTATGGCTCGAATCTCTTATCAAACGCGGGCCAGTCGTCGATAGAGTGCAAGATAGGCCTTGCCCATGGCACAGGGCGTGAAGCGCGTCAGATCCTCGCGTGCACAGTTCACCAGTCGCTCGCGGCGGGGAGCATCTGCGGCCAGGCTGGCAATGGCGGCTGCCAGTGCATCGGCATCTCCACCGGGTACCAGTACGCCAGTCTGGTCGTCATGCACGATATCGGGAATACCATCCACGTTGCTCGCGATGACGGGGACGCCATGATCCATCACGTCGAGCAGAATGGAGCCCAGTCCCTCATTACGTGACGGGAAGGCAAAGAGATCGAAAGCCTCGAGATAGTCACCGACATTGGTGTGAAAGCCCTCCCAAATCAGGTTATCCAGATCTGCGCTTTCCGCCTTGAAGGCTGCCTCGTCTTCACCAGCCCCCAGGCACACGAACAGCAGCTGCGGGTGACTCTCACGTAGCAGACGGGCTGCCTCAATCAGTAATCGCTGCCCCTTATGGCGATCCACCAGAGCCCCTACATGGCCGACGACCTGCGTCTCTGCCTTCGCAATATTACCGAAGCGTTCTCGCAGTTGAGCCACCGCATCTGTATCGCTGGGCAGGTGAGCGAGGGTGCTGGGGATCAAGGCTGTTTCACCCCAGTGACGCTCACGAAGGTGTGATTCAATGACCGAAGAAATCGCCACACGGCAGGCTGCAGCGCGATAGGTCAGCCGATTGAACGCCTTGTCCTTCACTGGTTGCGGTACGCGACGTGTCAGCAGATAAGGCGTGCCTGTCAGGCGCTGATGCAGCCACGCCCAGTGCACCGCCTTGGCTTCGTGAGCATGCACGATATCAGCACGTGGTTGACCGAAGTGGCCCCTGAAGCGCCCGCTGATCTCGATCACCTCCACCGTGACGGATAGCTCAAGCGCCGCCAGTTCGCTGATCAAAGGCGAGTCCTGCAGGCAGACCAGTGACTGGCGGATCGGCGCGCCGGCTTCGCCGCTTGCGCTGGGCTTGGCGCGTCGTGCCAGATCCGCGATCAGGTTGAGCGTCTGACGCTCACCGCCACGAAAGCCACGCGCCAGATTGACGTGACGTACGTGCAGCGGGCGTGAAACAGACGCTGTTTCATGCTTGGTGATAGCCGTCATGGTCACCATACCTTGTTGAAGTCTTCGGCTTCACGCACCTTGGCATCGCGCTGGAATTCGAGCAATTTGGCGTATTTCAGATAGGCGTTGACGCTGGCGGACAGTGCCACCGAGAAGCCATCCACGCCATCGCGGAAGCCCGCCTGGAAGACGAACTTGCGCATAAAGGCATTGCTGCCATGCAGGAAGGGTGTGAAGGCGTTGGCGCGTTTTCCTTTTTGATACATGATCTTGGCGGCGCGATTCGAGAAGCGGCCACTGGCCTTGACGAATAGCTCACCGAGATTGGCAAAGCTGTAATGTTCCAGGTCTGCATCCAGCTCACAGGGATTGATGGACTGCACCGAGCTGTGCTGACGGGAGTCACGAAAGGCGATCTTCTCGCGGTCATAAAGGCGCAGACAATAATCGGGATACCAGCCGGCATGACGTACCC is part of the Cobetia sp. L2A1 genome and harbors:
- the waaF gene encoding lipopolysaccharide heptosyltransferase II codes for the protein MNKLREGAGERILVVGPSWVGDMVMAQSLFMTLKHQSPECRISVLAPAWSQPIIERMPEVAEILALPAGHGDFALTARWQLGRSLRGRFDRAIVLPRSWKSALVPFFARIPVRVGFTGEQRYGLLTECRKLDKTVLDQTVKRFTSLGLPVAEANPPANILEPHLKTDSVNQARLREELGLVAPPKAIIGMMPGAEYGPAKQWPLAHFRALAESLTQAGAEVRIFGGPKDVVAGEEIAQGLSGVYNLCGKTRLADAVDLIAECQEVVSNDSGLMHVAAAVGARIQGIYGSSSPHYTPPLTADREIHWLALECSPCFKRVCPLGHTNCLNHIAPERILAAITLADDRHETRQS
- a CDS encoding glycosyltransferase family 2 protein — its product is MNSTDETQSAMNPDHASTSSSHKITGCVITLNEAHNIEDCLRSLAQVCDELIVVDSGSTDTTCELARHMGATVIDQPYLGDGPQKNVGPARASHRWVLSLDADERLTEGAVVAIRELSLDSTPHDGFALRRRNFIGSRWVRHAGWYPDYCLRLYDREKIAFRDSRQHSSVQSINPCELDADLEHYSFANLGELFVKASGRFSNRAAKIMYQKGKRANAFTPFLHGSNAFMRKFVFQAGFRDGVDGFSVALSASVNAYLKYAKLLEFQRDAKVREAEDFNKVW
- the rfaD gene encoding ADP-glyceromanno-heptose 6-epimerase — its product is MIVVTGGAGFIGANLVKALNDRGRTDILVVDDLSDGTKFVNLADLTIADYLDKDDFLIRVQSSLMGEYAELPKIEAIFHEGACSDTTEWDGQFMLENNFEYSKVLLNFCEANQIPLLYASSAATYGDSQVFKETPEFEGPLNVYGYSKLLFDQHVRSRWDSLTTQVVGFRYFNVYGPREQHKGKMASVAYHHHTQVTAGENPKLFGAYDGYEAGMQSRDFVYVGDVVDVNLWFLDHPEASGIFNLGTGRAEPFKAIAETVINFYEKGEIEFIDFPENLKGRYQSYTRADIGKLRKAGCNVEFKTVAQGTHAYLEWLNR
- a CDS encoding glycosyltransferase family 4 protein → MTAITKHETASVSRPLHVRHVNLARGFRGGERQTLNLIADLARRAKPSASGEAGAPIRQSLVCLQDSPLISELAALELSVTVEVIEISGRFRGHFGQPRADIVHAHEAKAVHWAWLHQRLTGTPYLLTRRVPQPVKDKAFNRLTYRAAACRVAISSVIESHLRERHWGETALIPSTLAHLPSDTDAVAQLRERFGNIAKAETQVVGHVGALVDRHKGQRLLIEAARLLRESHPQLLFVCLGAGEDEAAFKAESADLDNLIWEGFHTNVGDYLEAFDLFAFPSRNEGLGSILLDVMDHGVPVIASNVDGIPDIVHDDQTGVLVPGGDADALAAAIASLAADAPRRERLVNCAREDLTRFTPCAMGKAYLALYRRLARV